The sequence GATTGAACCCATACCATCCCAGCCAGAGGATGAAGACGCCCAGGGTTGCGAGCGGCATGTTGTGACCGCTGATGAGATTGGCCGTGCCATCGGACTTGAAGCGACCGATTCGAGGTCCGACCACCAGTACCCCCGCCAGCGCCGCCGCTCCTCCGATCGAGTGTACGACGCTCGATCCTGCAAAATCCAGGTAGCCGAGTTGCTCCAGCCAGCCCTTGCCTCCGCCATAGCCAAACGCCCCGCCGAAGCTGCCCCAGGCCCAGTGCCCTATTACCGGGTAGAGTACGCCTGTGATGAGCGCTGTAAAAATCAGATAGCCGACGAACTTTGTCCGCTCCGCCATCGCACCCGAGATGATCGTCGCCGCCGTGCCGCAGAAGACGAGCTGAAAGAACCAGAACGACCACAGCATGTTATTCGCGGGCACGTCCGAGATCCAGAACGGACCCGTGCCAAACAGTCCTGCCACCGAGTGCCCAAACATCAGCCCAAACCCGAGGAAGAGGAAACACAGCGTGCCCACGCAGAAATCCAGGAAGTTCTTCATGCAGATGTTGATTGCGTTCTTGGCCCGGGTGAATCCCAGCTCCAGCATGCAAAATCCCGCCTGCATGAAAAAGACCAGCGCCGCCGTGAGCACGATCCACACGGCGTTCACACTTGTCTGCGCGGACTTATCCTCTGCTGATGCTTGGGTTTCTGGCGCTGCGGGAGCCGTTGCGAGCTTCGTCTCCAGCTCCCTTAATCTCGCCTCCAGCGCGCTGACGTCCGGGGTGGCCGCAACTGTCCCCGCCTTGCCCAGCGTTTTCTCGATCCCGCCGATACGACGGAGGATCTCATTGGAGTTCTCGATCAGCGTGGCCTGGCTCTTCTCACTCCGCTGCATGAAGTTTTCCATGGCGGGCTGC comes from Terrimicrobium sacchariphilum and encodes:
- the amt gene encoding ammonium transporter yields the protein MKHPHAILAALALGVAGLTAQDATPVPQPAMENFMQRSEKSQATLIENSNEILRRIGGIEKTLGKAGTVAATPDVSALEARLRELETKLATAPAAPETQASAEDKSAQTSVNAVWIVLTAALVFFMQAGFCMLELGFTRAKNAINICMKNFLDFCVGTLCFLFLGFGLMFGHSVAGLFGTGPFWISDVPANNMLWSFWFFQLVFCGTAATIISGAMAERTKFVGYLIFTALITGVLYPVIGHWAWGSFGGAFGYGGGKGWLEQLGYLDFAGSSVVHSIGGAAALAGVLVVGPRIGRFKSDGTANLISGHNMPLATLGVFILWLGWYGFNPGSTLVGDVNIGRIAVNTTIAPAAGAIAGMFAMWLHQGRPDLGMTINGALGGLVGITANCNLVAPASALVIGLVAGVIATFGSLLLERLKIDDAVGAVPVHLFCGWWGILSVAIFNEAGFSPHQLGVQALGVASITAAAFGASFIGFLLIDKIVGLRASEDEQDLGLDFTEHSGAAYPDFITGEQGLP